The window TTGAATGGACAAAGGTGAAGGCAAGCAAAGGTGTGGATTTCTTTGTCTCGCAGCTTTTTTTCGACAATCGTGCGTATTTCGACTTTGTTCAGCGGTTACGCGGCATGAATGTTGAAGCGCCGGTTATTCCCGGTATTTTGCCTATCCTCAGTTTGGGATCCATTCGGCGTATTTTGAGTTTGTGCGGAGCGGCGATCCCAGGACGACTTTATCTTGACCTGGAAAAAGCCCACAATGAAGGCGGCAACGATGCGGTTCGAGCGCTCGGAATTAATCATGCCGTCAAGCAAGCACAGCACTTACTCGATAACGGTGCTCCCGGTATTCATCTGTATACACTTAATCAGGCCGATGCCTGCCTGGAGATTGTCGACAGATTGTCGTTGTAGGCTCATGTCGTCATAGCGTGCAGCATGCGATCTCTATCGCGTGGTGAAAAGAGTGCGGTGACTTTGGGAAAGGCGTGTTCCATACGCCTGACCGGAGATGTAATCACCGCGCTCTTTTTTATTGTGTTCCTGTGGGATCGTCTTGAGAAAGATTTTTTTGAAAAATAGCGTTATGTCGAAGGAACGCTTCTCGTGACGATGTGAAAGTGGCCTTTTTTATGCACGAGAATGCCTTTGATCTTTGGGTGTCGTATAATGATAAAATGTGGAAATTTGGCCTGATGCAAGAGGAGTCATTGAGCGTATGCGTTTTGAGACACCGTTTCTTCCCGATCCTGATTTCACGAGCTTTTTGGTCGATATCAAAGATCATCTATCGGCTGTCCATTTCAGACTGTATGTGCCGGGGCTGGCTGACGCACGAAGCGCATCGGATGGTTTTGACGGGAAGACATTGGTTGAGCAATTGCGTCGACTCGACGGCGTGCCCCAATATGGTTTGCTCAATGCTCGCTTTCATCATCCGGATATCTATACCAACACAACATATCTCGACCGTATCGCCGATCACGTGCAACGACTCAAGGATGATGCGGGTCTTGTTGGTCTTGTGGCGACGGACTTTTACTTGCTCAAGGCGCTTGCTCGACATCAACCGGATCTGGTGACCGGAGTACGCCTTACACCAAGTGTCAATTGTGCCATTACAACGGTTCAAGAACTTGTTTCATACGTTGAAACGGCAACCCGCTATGGATTTGCCCGACCGGTGCGATATGTCGTGGACCGTCGTCTTAATCGACAACCACAGAAGCTGGACGAGCTGGCTCGCCAGGTCGATTCGATCTATCCCGGCATGGCGCTCGTCCTTTTGGCCAATGAAGGCTGCCTCGCAGATTGTCCTTATCGACTGACGCATGAAGCGCAGATCGCTCTTGCTTCGTTTCCTGGCGCTCCAGACCCTATGGTCACTGTTGCGCGTCGTTTGGGATGCTTGGAGGATATCTCCAACACTCCCGGTCTGATATTGTCTTCTCCGTTTATTCGTCCCGAAGATGTTCAGCATCTTCCTGCGAGCGTGGCAGAACTCAAACTCTGCGGACGAACCCGAGGACCGAACCGGTTGCGTCAGATCATTCAGGCGTATTTGGACGGAGCGTGGAAAGGAAATCTGTTCGAGCTGCTCGATGCCCCTGAAGCCTTGGCACGAACACATTTCATAGAGAACGCCGCATTGCCTGAAGAATATTACAGTACCACAACGCAATGTTCGAAGCTTTGTTCTTCATGTGGGTATTGTGATGCTCTTGCCAAGGCCTTGCTTGTTCGTCTGCCCCCGGATTTGTCCCAATGGGATGGGTGAGCTAAAGACGTTCATTAGAATGGTTGATATAACCCCATTGTCGTCATTGAAGTTTTACTGCACCAAACGAAAAGAAGTGGGAACGTGCTTGGGAGCTTCTGACCATGCTCATCCTTGCATAGCTCGTTGCTCCATAAGGACAATCTGATAGAGGTTCTTCGCTTGTGCGAAGGAGTCAAACATCTTCAAAGGCAAAAATGTTCCTTTATCCGTTGCCTTACTGACCTCATCTCTCAGCTCAGGAACTGCTGTCATACACGCCTCCTTCCGAAAGCTCTGCGAATACATCGGTGTACTCATTGAGAGAAGTATGTTTGACAGATCCAATAAGGTGGGGGAAGCTCAGAAAGATACATTGCGGCTCATCGTGATGGACATTATCCAAAATACGAGAACAGGCCAACGCAAACTCGGCACATAACTGACCAACTCTTGAGGCATTCTGTCATCGCCTGTTATAGCAACTTGAGGTATACCATGCTAAAGAGATGCCTGCGATTTGGATTTATAGCGCTTTTCTGCATCATACTTATCCTACTGTTTCGTTACTGCACTCATAATGAGCAAGTAAAATATTCTGAACAACACGAATCTTTACTTGAAGTCACTCATAACGTAACGCACTATTCAAATTCAGTAATTCTTCAGCAACTTGCTAAAGAGCAAGACAACGATCTCTTAAATAAACTGCTCGTTGTGTCGAAAGCTTTGCTTGACCCGGATAACGGAATCTCGATCAATAAAATCTCCCCCGATACGTTTATGATCTACGACATGCTAGAGACAGCCCGTCTTGGTTTCCTATCAACCATTGGTCTTTCACCAGTGCAGAAATTGACGATACAGAGGTGGCATGAAAAGTATATGCAGACCAATCCTGCAGATGTATTTTTTGCTCCTTCAGCAAGCGAAATTATTGCTACCCGGGCGGCTTTTGGATGCACTCACTATGCGAGGGCTTTCATGGCTGTTGTCAAAGCATTGGAACTTCTCAGCAATCCTGAGGATATTCGCTATGTCATTTCATCTAAAGCTGACGACTATAACCAAGCTATGGAGAACCAAGATCTTAGCGCGACGATCAATGGGCACCAATTCGTTATCGTCAGAATCGACTCACAATGGATTGCGATTAACACCTCCAAAGGAGAGAGTACGCCATTACCTGTAGGGTTTGATCCCGACTCCGTTGCACCTCCTCACAATATTCCCATACGGTTCCAATCCTATCCAGATATTGTTTTTCTTATTAGAAAGATAGGCACGAATTGGGATGATAGTTGCGGAGACAATTCGCTTTCAGCCCTCATGAACATATCGCGTTCAGGCGCTTCTGACAGATCGGCGTTTCTTTGGGATACCTTTGCAGTGAAGAAATAATCCATTCCTGGATATTGCAGGAGATGAAGAATCGATGGGGGACCACCCTGTCTTGGCTATAATGCCCCTATGTGGGAATCTCGAGGGGGACTTCACCTGGAGAATACCGCGAATGCACGATGTTTCCGTCTTGCCTTTGGATGATAACGCAATGATATATTAGAGTTTTTAATGTGAAATCCAGGAGCAATCCGACGACAGTATTCTTATTGCTCTTGAAAATATGGGCTATCCTCTCCTGGGGATGACGTTTATATTTCTTGTCTCGCTTTGTTGTGGGCGGTGTTTGTCGAGTCGAATTCTTCGTTCTTTGTTTTCATTATTTTTTTGTTCAATACTGGTGGATTCTGCGCACTGGTAGAGCTATATGGAATGAACCTTGAGTGTCGGTATGAGGTTCTTTCCATTTCGGTAGATTGAGTTGGCTTAATTGTTTCTGGTATTCTGCTGAGTTTTCCTTTTCATCGTCTGGTGAGAAAAAGGTGGACTGTGGAGAGCGGCGTCGTGAGAGAAGGGAGAAATGGTAGAGCTGATATTGTCTTTTAGGCAGGTTGTTCTCTCCCTGTAATATCATTAATACGTTGTGACATTTTTCTTGCTCCATTGTTTGATTGCGCAACGGCAGGTAACAATATTTTATGAAAACTGTTTTTGTTACGGTAAGCTGGATCTTGTTGAGTTTTGCGACCTTTTCTCATGCAGGGTTGTATCCGTTTGCAGACTCCAAAAGTGGTCTCTACGGATATCGAGATACGGCTACACAAACCGTTTTACCTCCGATGTACGTTATTGCCTGGACGTTTTCCCAATATAATGTGGCGTTCGCAGTGGATGACGCCGGATGGGCGCTTATTGATCTACATGGCGATGTGTTGTTGCGTCCGTATGTGTTTGATAATGGTCCTGACGAGTTTCATGATGGGTTGGCTCGGTTTGTCCACAATGGAAAAATCGGTTTTTTCAATGAAAAAGGCGAGATTGTCATTCCCGCCCAATTTGATTTTGCCCAACCCTTTTCCGATGGGATAAGTGCTGTATGCTTTGGCTGCACGGCACAGCGTGACGGGGAGCATACGTATCATTCTGGTGGTACCTGGACGCGCATCGATGCCCAGGGCCGAGAAGTACCCGGCGTGCGATAGCCGAGAATCAATCATTCCTCCAGGAGAAGACTGAGTATCGACGTCGGCATTGGCATGTCGGATGATGGCGTCGTACTATTGAGTGCGGCTACGGCAGCAGCCAGCGCGTTGAGGTATTCTCCCATGGTTTTGGAAAGCGGGCTGATTTCGTCGCGACAGCGTAACAACCCGTACGCGGCCGTCTCATAGGCAAGCTGTTGCATGACGGAATCTTTTTCCGCAATGGCAACTTCGGCAAGAATGGACGAAACAACCGCTTTGCCTGTGTCATAGAGGTATGGTTCGGAAGCATCCGGATTATAGGAGACTGATGTGAGACTCCCGCCGATTCTGCCGTTTTGCCATGAGACGAGAAGTGTGTTCGGCCAGTTTGATGCTGGCGTTCCGTCTCCGGCGACATGGGATCCATAGTTGGCAATGGTCCGTGCCCACGCTGTGCGTACCGACTTCGGGGTCAGTGCGGGATCGCCGCCGGCTTCGTTGTTCGTATCGAGCATGAGCAGCCGCATGGCTCGCATGTCGTAGAGAGAGGCCATCCACAATTGATCCGACTCAAGTGATCCCGAATCATTGATCTGACTGAACCCATCAAACCAGAACCCGTAGTCCGTATTTTGGCTTACAGCCTGGACGTACTGTTGTGTCACGGCACGGCCGAGATTGGCTCGAAAATCATCGAGATAGCTGGAATCATCGCTTGCCAGACCGACAAATCGGAAAGTCAGGTTCCATTGTGTGGCCACTCGCCCCGTGAGGTTGGCCCATTCGTCGACCGGCGCATCATGGGGACCACAGACCGCGTCAGGACGTTTAGAGCAAACATAGTCGCGCATGGATGATGCACCGCGGGTGAGAGTATCCACCACGGTGCTATCCCCTGTAAGCCAGTAATAGAGATAGAGATTGTCAAAATAGGCGTGAGAGCTGTTGAAGTCCTCCCTGTATCCGCCGTATCCGGCTGGAGCCTGGCCACAATAAAAATAATCATCGCTTGGAGAACACTGCATAATTTGGGTGTGGAGCATGCGGAGTGCACCAGGAAAGGAGAGTTCGTCGAGCAGCGTTACATCTCCATTCCGCATGGCGGCCGTCGTCGCTGTTGCCACGGTGTTATGATAATCCGTCCAGGACGCGCACCAATACGCTGTGTCGGAATCGTCGCCGGGAGTCGGGTCGTCGCAATCGATTTCA of the Desulfovibrio inopinatus DSM 10711 genome contains:
- a CDS encoding WG repeat-containing protein; protein product: MKTVFVTVSWILLSFATFSHAGLYPFADSKSGLYGYRDTATQTVLPPMYVIAWTFSQYNVAFAVDDAGWALIDLHGDVLLRPYVFDNGPDEFHDGLARFVHNGKIGFFNEKGEIVIPAQFDFAQPFSDGISAVCFGCTAQRDGEHTYHSGGTWTRIDAQGREVPGVR